In a genomic window of Punica granatum isolate Tunisia-2019 chromosome 6, ASM765513v2, whole genome shotgun sequence:
- the LOC116211791 gene encoding LOW QUALITY PROTEIN: DExH-box ATP-dependent RNA helicase DExH12-like (The sequence of the model RefSeq protein was modified relative to this genomic sequence to represent the inferred CDS: inserted 1 base in 1 codon) has translation MAEKKGGAEAHARFKQYEYRANSSLVLTTDTRPRDTHEPTGEPESLREKIDPKRFGDRNYIGKPPKKKKERDPLAEPAAAQRQKRRRLRVESVLTTTDEGVYQPKTKETRAAYEAMLSVIQQQLGGQPLNIVSGAADEILAVLKNDSVTNPDKKKEIEKLLNPIPNPVFDQLVSLVRLITDHEDGGDGAGPITTGNGDEALDDDVGVAVEFEENEEDEEDSDLDMVQEDEEEEDEDVAESNYSSAMQMGGGIDDDDDDFQEANEGIGLNVQDIDAYWLQRKISQAYEQLIDPQQCQKLAEEVLKILAEGDDREVETKLLVHLQFDKFSLIKLLLRNRLKIVWCTRLARAEDQDARNKIEEEMMGLGPELAAIVEQLHATRATAKERQKNLEKSIREEARRLKDESTGDEDSSRRGLVDRDNESGWAKGQRQLLDLDSLAFEQGGLLMANKRTDLPLGSFKHQSKGYEEIHVPALKPKPFDPNEGLVKISSMPDWAQSAFDGMKQLNRVQSKVYQTALFSAENILLCAPTGAGKTNVAVLTILQQFALNRNPDGSFNHGNYKIVYVAPMKALVAEIVGNLSNRLKHYGVTVRELSGDQTLTRQQIEETQIIVTTPEKWDIITRKSGDRTYTQLVKLLIIDEIHLLHDNRGPVLESIVARTVRQIETTKEHIRLVGLSATLPNHEDVALFLRVDLKKGLFHFDNSYRPVPLSQQYIGIMVRKPLQRFQLMNDLCYEKVLASAGKHQVLIFVHSRKETAKTARAIRDTALANDTLSRFLRDDDAIRMILQKEADNVKSNDLKDLLPYGFAIHHAGMTRGDRTIVEDLFAEKVVQVLVSTATLAWGVNLPAHTVIIKGTQIYNPEKGAWTELSPLDVMQMLGRAGRPQYDSYGEGIIITGHSELQYYLSLMNQQLPIESQFVSKLADQLNAEIVLGSVQHAEEACSWLGYTYLYVRMLRSPTLYGLAPDVLTKDITLEERRADLIHTAATILDKNNLIKYDRKSGYFQVTDLGRIASYYYITHGTISTYNEHLKPTMGDIELCRLFSLSEEFKYVTVRQDEKMELAKLLDRVPIPVKESLEEPSVKINVLLQAYISQLKLEGLSLTSDMVFITQSAGRLMRALFEIVLKQGWAQLAEKALKLCKMVGKRMWSVQTPLRQFAGIPSAILTKLEKKDLAWERYYDLSAQELGELIRAPKLGRTLYKLIHQFPKLNLAAHVLPITRSVLRVELTVTPDFQWEDKVHGYVESFWVIVEDNDGEYILHHEYFLLKKQFIDEDHTLNFTVPICEPIPPQYYIRVVSDRWLGCQTVLPVSFRHLILPEKYPPPTELLDLQPLPVTALRNPAYEALYKDFKHFNPVQTQVFTVLYNTDDNVLVAAPTGSGKTICAEFAILRNHQEGLNSLMRVVYIAPLEALAKERFRDWSKKFGLEGLGMRVVELTGESMTDLKLLDKAQIIISTPDKWDALTRRWRQRKQVQEVSLFIVDELHLIGGQGGPVLEVVVSRMRYNAAHVENKIRMVAFSTSLANAKDLGEWIGATAHGLFNFPPIVRPAPLEIHIQGVDIANFEARMQAMTKPTYTAIVQHAKNGKPALVFVPTRKHVKLTSVDLMTYSSADIRGEEPAFLLHNAKELEPFVEKVNEEMLRATLRHGVGYLHEGLSSLDQQVVMHLFKAGWIQVCVMSSSLCWGVPLSAYLVIVMGTQYYDGXENAHTDYPVTDLLQMMGRASRPLIDNSGKCVILCHTPRKEYYKKFLYEAFPVESHMQHFMHDNMNAEVVAGTITNQQEAVDNITWTFMYRRLMKNPNYYGLQGTTARHLSDHLSELVENALSDLEASKCILIEDDIQPLNHGHISAYHYVSYTTIERFSSSLTSKTRMKGLIEIVASASEYDQLPIRPGEEEVLRKLINHQRFSFDNPKCTDPHIKANALLQAYFSRQRVGSNLALDQREVVGLAIRLLHALVDVVATSGWLSPVLLAMEVCQMVTQGMWEKDPVLLQVPHFNRELARRCQDNPGKPVDTVFEIMELDDVARRELLQMSDSQMQDVARFCNRFPNIGVDHRVVGAERLSAENDEDHVYRVRAGDDVYLEVNLERDMEGLPEVGPVNAPRFPKTKEEVWWLVVGDTKTNQLMAIKRLSLQRSSRVKLNFTAPSEPGLRPCMLYFMCDSYFGCDQEYKFSLDVGETMDVDDDNNDDGGRD, from the exons AGCAGTACGAGTACCGGGCCAACTCGAGCCTGGTCTTGACCACCGATACTCGGCCTCGTGACACCCATGAGCCGACCGGTGAGCCCGAGTCGCTGCGTGAGAAGATCGACCCCAAGAGATTCGGGGACAGGAACTACATAGGCAAGCCacccaagaagaagaaggagcgCGACCCTCTCGCCGAGCCCGCTGCTGCCCAGAGGCAGAAGCGGCGCCGCCTTAGGGTGGAGAGCGTGTTGACCACCACCGATGAAGGTGTTTACCAGCCCAAGACGAAGGAGACCCGGGCAGCTTATGAGGCTATGTTGAGTGTGATTCAGCAGCAGTTGGGGGGACAGCCGTTAAATATAGTGAGCGGTGCGGCGGATGAGATATTGGCTGTGCTGAAGAACGATTCGGTTACGAACCCGGACAAGAAGAAGGAGATTGAGAAGCTGTTGAACCCGATTCCCAACCCTGTGTTCGACCAGCTCGTCTCGCTCGTTAGGCTGATCACTGACCATGAGGACGGGGGTGATGGGGCTGGTCCGATCACTACAGGGAATGGGGATGAGGCACTCGATGATGATGTTGGTGTTGCAGTTGAGTTTGAAGAGAacgaggaggatgaggaggatAGCGATCTTGATATGGtacaggaggatgaggaggaggaggatgaggatgtTGCTGAGTCGAACTATTCTAGTGCTATGCAGATGGGCGGGGggattgatgatgatgatgatgatttccAAGAAGCAAACGAGGGGATAGGCCTTAATGTTCAGGACATTGACGCATACTGGCTTCAGAGGAAGATATCCCAGGCATACGAGCAGCTGATAGATCCCCAGCAGTGTCAGAAGCTAGCCGAGGAGGTGTTGAAGATACTCGCCGAAGGGGATGACAGGGAGGTAGAGACGAAGCTGCTAGTGCATCTTCAGTTTGATAAGTTCAGCCTCATCAAGCTCTTGCTTAGGAACAGGCTGAAGATTGTTTGGTGCACCCGTTTGGCCAGGGCTGAGGATCAGGATGCAAGGAATAAGATCGAGGAAGAGATGATGGGATTGGGCCCGGAATTGGCAGCGATAGTGGAGCAGCTGCATGCCACTAGGGCAACTGCGAAGGAGAGGCAGAAGAATCTGGAGAAGAGTATTCGGGAAGAGGCCCGTCGACTGAAGGATGAGAGCACTGGAGATGAAGACAGTAGTAGGAGGGGATTGGTTGATAGGGACAATGAGAGCGGCTGGGCTAAGGGGCAGCGCCAGTTGCTTGATCTCGACAGCCTTGCCTTTGAACAGGGTGGCCTTTTAATGGCAAATAAAAGGACTGATCTTCCTCTTGGGTCCTTCAAGCACCAGAGCAAGGGCTATGAGGAAATTCACGTGCCGGCCCTGAAGCCTAAACCGTTTGATCCTAATGAGGGGCTTGTGAAAATATCTTCGATGCCTGATTGGGCTCAGAGTGCTTTTGATGGAATGAAACAGTTAAACCGAGTGCAGAGCAAAGTTTATCAGACTGCACTGTTCAGTGCCGAGAACATTCTGTTATGCGCTCCCACTGGAGCGGGGAAGACCAATGTTGCTGTACTCACTATACTTCAGCAGTTTGCTTTGAACCGGAACCCAGATGGCTCATTCAACCATGGAAACTATAAGATCGTGTATGTTGCGCCCATGAAAGCCCTTGTTGCGGAAATTGTTGGTAACCTGTCTAATCGTTTGAAGCATTATGGCGTTACAGTCAGAGAATTGAGTGGGGACCAGACACTTACGCGCCAACAGATTGAGGAGACTCAGATAATTGTCACTACTCCTGAGAAGTGGGATATCATTACCAGGAAGTCCGGAGATCGTACCTACACGCAGCTCGTGAAGCTTCTAATTATCGACGAGATTCATCTCCTCCATGACAACAGAGGACCTGTGCTGGAAAGTATTGTGGCTAGGACTGTCAGGCAAATTGAGACCACCAAAGAGCACATTCGATTGGTGGGGCTGTCAGCTACATTGCCTAACCATGAGGATGTTGCGCTGTTCTTGCGAGTTGACTTGAAGAAGGGCTTGTTTCATTTTGATAACAGTTACAGACCTGTTCCACTGTCTCAGCAGTACATCGGTATCATGGTTAGGAAGCCACTCCAGAGGTTCCAGTTGATGAATGATTTGTGCTATGAGAAAGTGCTGGCCTCAGCTGGAAAGCACCAGGTTCTTATATTTGTCCACTCCAGGAAGGAAACTGCAAAGACAGCTCGTGCTATACGAGACACCGCCCTCGCTAATGATACTCTCTCCAGATTTTTGAGAGATGACGATGCAATCCGTATGATCTTACAGAAGGAAGCTGATAACGTGAAGAGCAATGACCTGAAAGACCTTTTGCCGTACGGCTTTGCCATTCATCATGCAGGTATGACAAGGGGAGACAGGACCATTGTGGAAGATCTCTTTGCGGAAAAAGTTGTCCAGGTTTTGGTCTCCACTGCAACTCTTGCATGGGGTGTTAATCTGCCTGCGCACACCGTGATAATTAAGGGGACACAGATCTACAATCCGGAGAAGGGTGCCTGGACTGAATTGAGTCCTCTGGATGTTATGCAGATGTTGGGTCGTGCAGGAAGGCCCCAATACGATTCATATGGAGAAGGAATAATCATTACCGGTCACAGTGAACTTCAGTACTATCTCTCCCTGATGAATCAGCAGCTTCCTATCGAGAGTCAGTTCGTGTCAAAATTGGCCGATCAGTTGAATGCAGAAATAGTCCTCGGATCTGTGCAACATGCTGAAGAAGCTTGCAGCTGGCTCGGGTATACTTACCTGTATGTACGTATGCTGCGGAGTCCTACTCTATACGGTTTAGCCCCCGATGTTCTTACGAAGGACATAACTCTGGAGGAAAGAAGGGCTGATTTG ATCCATACGGCTGCGACCATCCTGGACAAAAATAATCTGATTAAATATGATCGGAAGAGTGGATACTTTCAAGTTACGGACTTGGGGCGCATAGCGAGCTACTACTACATTACTCACGGGACCATTTCCACTTACAATGAGCACCTGAAGCCAACAATGGGGGATATCGAGCTGTGTCGGCTATTCTCACTCAGTGAAGAATTTAAATATGTAACTGTGAGACAAGACGAGAAGATGGAGCTCGCGAAGCTGTTGGATCGTGTTCCTATTCCTGTAAAGGAGAGTCTCGAGGAGCCGAGTGTCAAGATCAATGTTCTGCTCCAAGCCTATATATCACAGCTGAAGCTTGAAGGGCTTTCACTGACATCTGACATGGTTTTTATAACTCAG AGTGCGGGGCGTCTTATGCGAGCCCTTTTCGAGATTGTCTTGAAGCAGGGATGGGCGCAGCTTGCGGAAAAGGCTCTGAAACTCTGCAAGATGGTGGGCAAGAGAATGTGGAGCGTCCAGACTCCCCTTCGCCAGTTTGCTGGGATCCCCAGTGCAATTCTAACGAAGCTGGAGAAGAAGGATTTGGCGTGGGAGAGATACTACGACCTTTCTGCCCAGGAGCTGGGAGAACTCATTCGGGCACCAAAGCTGGGACGGACCCTTTATAAGTTGATTCACCAGTTCCCAAAGCTGAACCTTGCAGCACATGTCCTGCCTATCACTCGCTCTGTCCTGAGGGTGGAGCTCACGGTAACACCAGACTTCCAGTGGGAGGACAAAGTTCATGGGTACGTGGAGTCATTTTGGGTGATTGTGGAGGATAATGATGGGGAATACATTCTCCACCATGAGTATTTTCTGCTGAAAAAGCAGTTTATTGACGAGGACCACACTCTGAACTTCACCGTTCCAATCTGCGAGCCAATCCCTCCTCAGTATTACATCCGTGTTGTGTCAGATAGGTGGCTCGGGTGTCAGACTGTGTTGCCTGTCTCTTTCCGTCACCTTATTTTACCTGAAAAGTATCCTCCACCGACTGAGCTTCTTGACCTGCAACCATTGCCTGTGACTGCATTGAGAAACCCAGCTTATGAAGCTCTCTATAAGGATTTCAAGCATTTCAACCCGGTCCAGACCCAGGTCTTCACCGTTCTCTATAACACGGATGATAACGTCCTAGTTGCAGCCCCAACAGGGAGCGGGAAGACCATATGTGCTGAGTTTGCAATTCTGAGGAATCACCAGGAGGGACTGAACAGTCTCATGCGTGTAGTTTACATTGCTCCTCTAGAAGCTCTTGCCAAGGAGCGGTTTCGTGACTGGAGCAAGAAGTTTGGTCTGGAGGGTCTTGGGATGAGGGTGGTGGAGCTAACTGGTGAATCGATGACTGATCTGAAACTGCTTGATAAGGCTCAGATCATTATCAGCACTCCAGACAAGTGGGATGCATTGACTCGACGGTGGAGGCAGAGGAAGCAGGTCCAGGAGGTTAGCCTCTTCATTGTCGATGAGCTCCATCTTATTGGGGGCCAGGGGGGTCCTGTGCTTGAGGTGGTTGTCTCGAGGATGAGATACAATGCAGCCCATGTGGAGAACAAGATTCGAATGGTGGCTTTTTCAACTTCTCTTGCTAATGCCAAGGATCTCGGGGAGTGGATTGGGGCGACCGCCCATGGCCTCTTCAACTTCCCTCCTATTGTCCGCCCTGCACCCTTGGAGATCCACATTCAGGGAGTTGACATAGCAAACTTTGAGGCAAGGATGCAAGCAATGACCAAGCCCACTTACACAGCCATTGTGCAGCATGCGAAGAACGGAAAACCTGCCCTGGTGTTTGTTCCCACCAGGAAGCACGTGAAGCTCACGTCTGTGGACCTGATGACCTACTCGAGTGCCGACATTAGAGGAGAGGAGCCTGCATTCCTGCTCCACAATGCGAAGGAGTTGGAACCTTTTGTTGAGAAGGTTAATGAGGAGATGCTGAGGGCCACTCTCAGGCACGGGGTGGGCTACTTGCATGAGGGGCTATCAAGCCTCGACCAGCAGGTTGTGATGCACCTGTTTAAAGCCGGGTGGATTCAGGTATGCGTGATGAGCAGCTCCTTGTGCTGGGGGGTTCCGCTCTCAGCCTACCTGGTGATTGTGATGGGAACTCAGTACTACGATG CGGAAAATGCCCACACGGACTATCCTGTGACTGATCTATTGCAGATGATGGGGCGGGCTTCTCGCCCCCTGATTGACAACTCTGGCAAGTGTGTAATTCTCTGCCATACGCCGAGGAAGGAGTACTACAAGAAGTTCTTATACGAGGCCTTCCCTGTGGAGAGCCACATGCAGCACTTCATGCACGACAACATGAATGCTGAGGTCGTGGCTGGGACCATCACGAACCAGCAGGAGGCGGTAGATAACATAACATGGACCTTCATGTACAGGCGGCTGATGAAGAATCCAAATTACTACGGCCTCCAGGGGACCACTGCACGGCATCTCTCTGACCACCTTTCTGAGCTCGTGGAGAACGCCCTCAGTGACCTGGAGGCGAGCAAGTGCATCTTAATTGAAGATGATATCCAACCGCTTAACCATGGCCATATCTCTGCTTATCACTATGTGAGCTACACTACAATAGAGCGGTTCAGTTCCTCATTGACCTCCAAGACGAGGATGAAGGGGCTGATAGAGATTGTGGCATCAGCATCAGAATATGATCAGCTTCCAATCAGGCCAGGGGAGGAGGAAGTGCTGCGGAAGCTCATCAACCACCAGAGGTTTTCATTCGACAATCCCAAGTGCACGGACCCGCACATCAAGGCGAATGCACTGCTCCAGGCCTACTTCTCGAGGCAGCGTGTTGGCAGCAACCTGGCACTCGACCAGAGAGAGGTGGTTGGTCTGGCCATTAGGCTGCTGCATGCGTTGGTGGATGTGGTTGCCACGAGTGGGTGGCTTAGCCCTGTGCTGCTTGCAATGGAGGTATGCCAGATGGTGACGCAGGGCATGTGGGAGAAGGACCCAGTGCTCCTGCAGGTGCCCCACTTCAATAGGGAGCTTGCTAGGAGGTGCCAGGACAACCCAGGGAAACCCGTTGACACAGTGTTTGAGATCATGGAATTAGACGATGTGGCTAGGCGGGAGCTGCTCCAGATGTCCGACTCTCAAATGCAGGACGTAGCGAGGTTCTGCAACCGGTTTCCAAACATAGGTGTCGATCATCGTGTTGTGGGCGCAGAGAGGTTGAGTGCGGAGAATGACGAGGATCACGTGTACAGGGTGAGAGCCGGGGATGATGTGTACTTGGAGGTCAACCTGGAGAGGGATATGGAGGGGCTACCAGAGGTTGGGCCCGTGAACGCCCCGAGGTTCCCAAAGACCAAAGAGGAGGTGTGGTGGCTTGTCGTGGGGGACACGAAGACGAACCAGCTGATGGCCATCAAGAGGCTGAGCCTCCAGAGGAGTTCGAGGGTGAAGCTCAACTTCACGGCTCCCTCGGAGCCTGGGTTGAGGCCCTGCATGCTCTACTTCATGTGCGACTCCTACTTTGGCTGCGACCAGGAGTACAAGTTCTCTCTCGATGTTGGGGAGACCATGGACGTTGATGATGACAACAACGATGACGGTGGACGAGACTAA